The sequence below is a genomic window from Halosolutus gelatinilyticus.
TACGTTCGGGTGTTGAAAATGGCGACGACACCCACGACCGAGGAGTTCCTCCAGGTGTCGAAGATCGCCGGCGCAGGGATCGTACTCGTCGGCTTCATCGGGTTCCTCATCGGCGCCGTCATGCTGTATCTCCCCGGTGGTGCCTGATGGGCATCTACGCAGTCAAGACCACGGCCAGCCAGGAGCGCACCGTCGCCGATATGATCATCAATCGCGAGGAGTCGGAGATCCACGCCGCGCTCGCCCCCGACTCGCTGACCTCCTACGTGATGGTCGAAGCGGACGGCAACGCCGTCCTCGAGCGCGTCCTCGAGGACATCCCGCACGCGCGGAGCATCGTCCCCGGCCAGTCCGACATCTCCGAGGTCGAGCACTTCCTCTCGCCGAAGCCGGACGTCGAGGGGATCGCCGAGGGCGACATCGTGGAGCTCATCGCTGGCCCGTTCAAAGGCGAGAAGGCGCAGGTTCAGCGCATCGACGAGGGCAAGGATCAGGTGACGGTCGAACTGTACGAGGCGACGGTTCCGATTCCGGTGACGGTGCGAGGCGATCAGATTCGCGTGCTCGATTCCGACGAGCGATAGCGAGTCGGTTCACTCGGCGCTCGCTACCCCTGCCGAGGTCGTTTTGACCCGAATTTTTCGAGAAGCGACAGCCTCGCGAAGCGAGGGGACTCGAGGCGCAACGCGCCCGCAAAGCGGTTCGTATCCGTAGCCGCACGACTCCCTCGATGAGCCCCGTTCCCCGTTCGGGTCCGCCGATCGAAACGGACTACCGCTTCAGTTCGTTCGCGATCGCCTGCAGGTCGGCGACCTCGTTGATCTCGTCGAGGAGTTCCTCGCGCTCTCGCACCGCTTCGGAGCTGGCACCGTAGGCGCGGACGTATTCGGCACGACTGTGTTCGGTGAAGGTGTGGCGGATCGCGAGGTAGCCGTCCGGAACGATGGTTCCGCAGACTTTGCACTCGCGGCGTTCGTGTTCGGTCGCCTGATGGACCACCGCCGACTCGACGTCCTCGAACACCGAACCGCAGCCGCCGATGCCACATTGCCAGGCCATTCTCTCGGTAGTCGACGGGCTGACCTCTTGGTCTTTTCGTCGTTTCAGTGGTCAGTGATGACACGCGACTGATACCGCTTCGTCGGCCCGAATTCACACCTGCAGCTCGGCTGCGAGCACTCGATCGAAACGGCCGTCCGGCGCCGAGAGCGTCCGTTAGATCGCTCGACAGACGATTTCCGTCCCGTCGTATTCGTTCTTCAAGTACGACGCAGAGACGTCCGGATCGCTGACCGTCCGGAGTCGGCTTCGATCGCCCCGACGATGGGTTCGACCGATTCGTCGGAACCGAGCGCCGGATTGCGATCGTCCGATCGCGGACGGCCGCCGAATCAGAATCCATAACTCGGTACTCTCGAAAGATGACGATACTCGTGAGTGATGGAGGGGAGTTTCGAGTCGACTGTCACGTGAAGGTGCTCGACGACCGGATCGTCGAACGCGCGAAGCGTGCCGGGCTCGACGCGATCGTCTACGCACCGCACTTTACACGCCTGCCCGAGATCCGCGAGCGCGCGGCGGCCTACTCGAGCGACGACCTGTTGGTCGTTCCCGCCCGGGAGGTGTTCACCGGGCCGTGGAGCGATCGAAAACACGTCCTCGCACTCGGACTCGACGATCCCATCCCGGACTTCATCTCGCTGGAGGCGGCGATGGCCGAGTTCGAGCGCCAGGGCGCGACGGTCCTCGCGCCGCACCCGGAGTTCGCTAACGTGAGCCTCACCGAGGCGGACCTCCACCGGTACGCGGACGCGATCGACGCGATCGAGATCTTCAACCCGAAACACCTGCCGATACACAATCGCCGCGCCCGCGAGATCGCCGATCGACTGTCGGCGCCGCCGTTTACGTCGTCGTACGCGCACCTCCCGAGTTCGATCGGGGCCGCCTACACGGCGTTCGAGGAGCGGTTCGAAACCGAAGCCGACCTCGTGGAGGCCCTGACCGACGGCGTCCCTCGCCGCGTCGTCTACAAGAACGGCTGGCGACGGGTCCGGACGACGGCGGCCGAACTCGCCCACCTCGGCTACGAGAACACCTGGCAGAAGGTCGATCGGTTCTTTCTCTCGGGGATGGAGGCGACCCACCCCCAGCACATCGCCTACGACGGCCGGTTCGACGACGCGGGCGTCTACTGAGTTCGGCGGTGCGATCGGCTACTGATCCTCCAGCGCGTCCGCGATGCGTTCGAGTTGTAACCCGACGTAGCACAGCGCCTGCGTCTGCATGATTGCGGGGTCGTCGCTCCACTCGTTGGTGATGTACGCCGCCTGTTTGCCGGCCTCGTCGAGGCGATCGGTATCCTCTGGCATGTCTCTGTCATCACCGTCGATACGGAAGACGTTCCGGTCGGATCATGCCGATAGTGTCCGGTCGTCACCGGTTCGAGCCGTCGTCGATTCGAGACAGCGTTCGCGCCACGCGATCCCAGTGACTCCCGCGCCAGAAGTGCTGGCCGCACTCGATACACCGCCAGACGTCGATCGACGCGGAGTCCGGCGCGTACTCGGGCGTCGGTGCGGTCTCTGGAACCCGATCGAGCGGGCCGTTACAGCGACCGCAGAACTCGGGTTCGGTCGCCAGCGCGAGGTCGATTCCCGCGTCCGCGAGTTCTCGAAGTTGCCCCTCAACCTCGCGGGATTCGAGCAGGATTGCGTCGTCGGGCCGGCCCGCGAGTTCGACGTCGCGGGTGATCACCACCCGGCCCTCGTCGCGGGCGACCGCGAGCAGGTCGTCGTCGGCTTCGAGACCCCGATCGCCGGCGTAGACCGTATCGTGACCGCACATCCGCAGGTAGGCGTCGAGGCCGCCGCACATGACGTCGAGGAGAAGTTGCATGGTGAATCGTGAGCCGATGAGGTGGTCGAAGACGATCGGAGACGGGCGGCGATCGAGTCAGTGCAGGAAATCGCGCAACTCGTCGACCTCCCAGGCGTTGATCACGTCGGCGGGTTCCGCCCAGCCGCGACGCGCCGTGTGGACGCCCCAGCGCATGTACTCAAGCGTCGAGGTCGTGTGCGCGTCGGTGTCGATCGCGATCGTCGCGCCGGCTTCGATCGCCGCCTTGACGGCGCTGCCCCAGAGGTCGAGTCGGTGCGGGTTGCTGTTGACCTCGAGTGCGGTCCCCGAGTCGGCGGCGGCCTCGCCGAGCGCGGACGCGTCGAACTCCAGGCCCGATCGCTCGTTGAGCAACCGGCCGCTGGGGTGGCCGAGAACGTCCACAGCGGGGTTCTCCACGGCGCGGATCAGTCGCTCGGTCGCTCGATCGGAGCCCTGATCGAGCGCGCTGTGGGGCGAGGCGACGATCACGTCGAGCGCGTCGATCACCTCGTCGGAGAGGCCGATCTCCCCAGCGGCGTCGACGTTCGCTTCGATACCGGCGAAGACCTCGATGCCGGCTGCGGCGTCGACCTCGCGGATCGCCTCGACCTGTTCTAGGATCTGCGTGTCGGAGAGCCCCATACCGCCGACGACGCCCGGCCCCTCCGCGTGATCGGCGATCGCGAGGTAGTCGTAGCCGCGCGCCTCGGCGGCCTCGACCATCTCGGAGATCGTGTTGTTCCCGTCCGACCAGCCGGTGTGAGCGTGGAGGTCGCCGCGGATGTCGTCCCGGGCGAGCAGGTCGGGTAACTCGCCGGCCGCCGCGGCGGCGATCTCGCCGGAGTCCGTGCGCAGTTCCGGCGGCATCCACTCGAGGCCCAGCGCCTCGTACATGCCTTTCTCGGTCTCGCCGGCAACGCGTTCGCCGACGCGCTGGCCGGCTTCGTGGTCCTCGACGCCCGAAACGTCGAAGGCGCCGTACTCGTTCAGCTTCATCCCCCGATCGATCGCGTAGTTGCGCAGGGCGACGTTGTGGTCCTTGCCGCCCGTGAAGTACTGGAGCGCGGAGCCGAACTCCGCCGGGACGACCACGCGCAGGTCGACTCGGATCTCGCCGATCCGGACGCTCGCCTTCTCCGGTCCCGACTCGATCTCACTGTCGACCGAGTCCCAGTTCACGAACGCGTCGATCACGTCCTCGCCGGCGTCGGTCGCGGCGAGTACGTCCACGTCGCCGATCGTCTCGCGCCACCGGCGGATCGAGCCTGCCACTTCGCAGCGCTCGACGGCGTCGACCGACTCGAGGAAGGCGAGCACGTCGTCGGCGAGCGGCCGCGCCTCGCCGAGCAGTTGGCGCTGCCCGACCGATCGGGCGAACTCGAGGTTGTCGAGGATGTTCTGCTCGGTCTTCGGGCCGAAGCCCGAAACCTCCTGAATCCGTCCCGCTTCGGCGGCTTCCTCCAGATCGTCGAGCGTCTCGACCCCTAGCTCGCGATAGAGCGTTCCGGCCGTCTTGGGACCGACGCCTTCGATCCGGGTGATGTCCGCGACGTCGATCGGCAGCTCCTCGCGCAGCTCCTCCAGTTCCTCGATCTCGCCGGTCTCGACGTACTCGGCGACCTTCGAGGCGATCGCGTCGCCGACGCCATCGATCTCCTCGATCGACTCGCGGTCGTCGGCGTCGACGTAGTCGGCGATCGGCGACGGGTGGGCGCGGATGTTGTCGGCCGCACGGCGGTACGCGCGGGGTTTGTACTCGACGTCGTTCGCCTCCAGCAGGTCGGCGAACTCCTCGAACCGGCCGGCGATCTCGGCGTTCGTCGCCATCAGGGACCCCTCCGCGCGCTCGCGCTGTCGTCGCGGCCCAGCGCCTGCTTCAGGAACGACATCCAGCGTTTGGTGTCGGCGGCCTGGTTGGCTTTCTGCTCGCGCTCGAGGTCAGTCGGGCCGAGGCTCTGGAGCGCGTTCAGGGCCCGATCGATCCCGATGATGCTCCGGGCGAGTTCCTCGCCCTCCTCGCGGGTGATGTCGCCCTCCTCGATCAGTTCGAGGCGCTCGAGCCGCTCGCGCCGCAGGTTCCGTTTGGCCTGCTCGACGCGGTCGCGCTCGCCGGGCGGGACCGTCTCGCGGCGCTTGATCTCGAAGACGAACTGCCGGAGGTCGATCTCCTCCCCCTGCACCGCGATCGTCTTCGGGATGTCCGCGCCGACGGTCGCGCCCTCGCGATCGACGCGCTCGAGCAGTTGCTTGCGCTCGTACGGTTGCACACCACGAACTGCGGGCCGAATCGTCAAAAAACGTCCGTCGATTCGGGGATCCGCCCCGTTCCGACGATCGGTTCGGTTCACCCCGCGATCGGTTCGGCTCAGCCGGTCGCTATCGCCCGATTCGTCCCGACGATCGGCCCGATTCGCCCCGTCGAACCCGGCATCGCCCGGTGTAAACCCCAAATCCCTTAGCTGTGCCATGCATACCCCCATGCAATGGCCACGTGTGACGTGTGTGGGAAAAACGAAAGCATGCCGTACAACTGTCGGCATTGCGGCGGGACCTACTGCGCGGAGCACCGCCTGCCGGAGAATCACGATTGCTCCGCGCTCAATAACTGGAACGACCCCAAGGGCGTCTTCGACAGCGGGTTCGACGATTCCGTGAACGGAGGGAGCACGTCGCGATCGAAGAGTCTCTCGGACAGGCTCCCGATCGACACCGGTCCCGGCGGCCCGCTGGGGTACTTCCGCGGGAACATGACGTACACGTTCCTCGCGCTGATGTGGCTCACATTTGGACTCCAAATCATCATTGGCTCCATCAATTCGGAGTTAATGCAAACCCTGTTCGTCTTGCGGCCCTACTATCCAGAGTACGTCTGGACGTGGTTTACCTCGATCTTTGCACACGGCGGCTTCTACCACATCGTCGGAAACAGCATCGTGATATTCTTCTTCGGACCGCTCGTCGAGCGGTACGTCGGGTCGCGAGATTTCGCTATCCTCTTTCTCGTTAGCGGTGCGCTCGCCGGTCTCGGCCAAATCACCA
It includes:
- a CDS encoding PHP domain-containing protein, which produces MTILVSDGGEFRVDCHVKVLDDRIVERAKRAGLDAIVYAPHFTRLPEIRERAAAYSSDDLLVVPAREVFTGPWSDRKHVLALGLDDPIPDFISLEAAMAEFERQGATVLAPHPEFANVSLTEADLHRYADAIDAIEIFNPKHLPIHNRRAREIADRLSAPPFTSSYAHLPSSIGAAYTAFEERFETEADLVEALTDGVPRRVVYKNGWRRVRTTAAELAHLGYENTWQKVDRFFLSGMEATHPQHIAYDGRFDDAGVY
- a CDS encoding DUF7565 family protein, yielding MAWQCGIGGCGSVFEDVESAVVHQATEHERRECKVCGTIVPDGYLAIRHTFTEHSRAEYVRAYGASSEAVREREELLDEINEVADLQAIANELKR
- the polX gene encoding DNA polymerase/3'-5' exonuclease PolX, coding for MATNAEIAGRFEEFADLLEANDVEYKPRAYRRAADNIRAHPSPIADYVDADDRESIEEIDGVGDAIASKVAEYVETGEIEELEELREELPIDVADITRIEGVGPKTAGTLYRELGVETLDDLEEAAEAGRIQEVSGFGPKTEQNILDNLEFARSVGQRQLLGEARPLADDVLAFLESVDAVERCEVAGSIRRWRETIGDVDVLAATDAGEDVIDAFVNWDSVDSEIESGPEKASVRIGEIRVDLRVVVPAEFGSALQYFTGGKDHNVALRNYAIDRGMKLNEYGAFDVSGVEDHEAGQRVGERVAGETEKGMYEALGLEWMPPELRTDSGEIAAAAAGELPDLLARDDIRGDLHAHTGWSDGNNTISEMVEAAEARGYDYLAIADHAEGPGVVGGMGLSDTQILEQVEAIREVDAAAGIEVFAGIEANVDAAGEIGLSDEVIDALDVIVASPHSALDQGSDRATERLIRAVENPAVDVLGHPSGRLLNERSGLEFDASALGEAAADSGTALEVNSNPHRLDLWGSAVKAAIEAGATIAIDTDAHTTSTLEYMRWGVHTARRGWAEPADVINAWEVDELRDFLH
- a CDS encoding protein translocase SEC61 complex subunit gamma, which codes for MDVPYDLTSYVRVLKMATTPTTEEFLQVSKIAGAGIVLVGFIGFLIGAVMLYLPGGA
- a CDS encoding transcription elongation factor Spt5, translated to MGIYAVKTTASQERTVADMIINREESEIHAALAPDSLTSYVMVEADGNAVLERVLEDIPHARSIVPGQSDISEVEHFLSPKPDVEGIAEGDIVELIAGPFKGEKAQVQRIDEGKDQVTVELYEATVPIPVTVRGDQIRVLDSDER
- a CDS encoding rhomboid family intramembrane serine protease, giving the protein MATCDVCGKNESMPYNCRHCGGTYCAEHRLPENHDCSALNNWNDPKGVFDSGFDDSVNGGSTSRSKSLSDRLPIDTGPGGPLGYFRGNMTYTFLALMWLTFGLQIIIGSINSELMQTLFVLRPYYPEYVWTWFTSIFAHGGFYHIVGNSIVIFFFGPLVERYVGSRDFAILFLVSGALAGLGQITIQILQASTITPFTPGVVGASGAALAIMGVLTILNPNLKVYLYFILPVPIWVLAGGYAVFSVFFLSTGGGGNIAHGAHLIGLVIGLGYGEYVKRTQNVRAPNQFQLGGGGPGGPGGPGGPGGPGRGRF
- a CDS encoding Mut7-C RNAse domain-containing protein, encoding MQLLLDVMCGGLDAYLRMCGHDTVYAGDRGLEADDDLLAVARDEGRVVITRDVELAGRPDDAILLESREVEGQLRELADAGIDLALATEPEFCGRCNGPLDRVPETAPTPEYAPDSASIDVWRCIECGQHFWRGSHWDRVARTLSRIDDGSNR
- a CDS encoding DUF5788 family protein; translated protein: MQPYERKQLLERVDREGATVGADIPKTIAVQGEEIDLRQFVFEIKRRETVPPGERDRVEQAKRNLRRERLERLELIEEGDITREEGEELARSIIGIDRALNALQSLGPTDLEREQKANQAADTKRWMSFLKQALGRDDSASARRGP